TTTTCCTAATCCCTGAGCTATACTGGATGAAACCGTGTAAATCGTGAAAAATAACATTCCAACTGCCAATATCTGCAGAGCTGCTGCACCATTCATGAAAGCAGGATTCACGTAAAGTAATTTCATTATTGGGGTGGCAAATATAAAGGTTCCCACACACATGGGAAGCACTACCAAACTGACGTAACGATAGGACTGATTTACATAACTTTTAAGTACGTGTCGGTTTTCTAAGCCCATTGCTTCTGCTGTTGCAGGTAATACTGCAGTTGCAACTGCCATGGAAATTATGAGGGGTAAACGGGCTATAGGAGTGGCTGCACCGTAAAATCCCAATTGTTCACTGGCCAGATATGCTCCGACAATATAGTTTCCAATGGCGTCAAATAGAGCAGTTTCAGCAAGCCCCGTAACAAGAACGGGAAATGCAAAGATAATAAGAACTTTAGCTAAGGATAATTCCTGTTTTAGGGTGAATGACAGCTTCACATTTTTAAGACGTTTACCCAGTCCCCTTCTATATAAGTAGTATCCGGCTAATGCTGAGAACAAGAAACCTATGGCAGTACCTATAACCGCTCCAGCCACATAGAATCCCACCAGAATCAGGATTATGGCACTGCTGATCATGAAAATCTGTTCAAATGCCTTGGTGATAACTATATTTCCCATCTGGAAAACACCCTGAAAAGCACCCCTGAAAACACCCACTATAACACTGAAAGGAGTAATCAAAGCCACGAGCTTCAGGGGAAGTGCAGCTTCTGGCTTATGGAAATAACCATTGGCCAATGGATCTGCCAGTAGAAAGATTATTAAACTGAAAAAGAATCCTAGAATAATTACAATCTTGAGAGAGGTATGGATTACCTGTTTAACCATTTCCTCATCACCTTTAGCAGAATATTCAGACACATGTTTAGCAATGGCGGGCGGCATGCCCCCAGATGCTATTTGTATCAATATACTCTGCGTAGGAAGAGCTAAATTAAGTATTCCAAAACCAGCCGGACCCAAAAGGTATGCGGTGGCAAAACGATAAAAATAACCCCCAACACGGAATATGAAATACCCGATCAACATGATCAGGCTTCCTCTAGCAATTTTTGAACTCATGATAATTACCAATGATGTAAATTTTTCAAATAAAAGTTATCTAGACTTATTTTTTCCATTACATAAGAGATTATTTTTTTTATCTTAAGGATTCAATTCACTAATTCCTTATTTATAAAACTAACGTTTATTAAACCCAACCATGGTACTGATCACATCTAGGGTCCAATAGATGAGTTTCAATAGGGTAAGTAGAAATTTGTGGAGAAAGTAGAAATTAGTGGGAGTAAGTAGAAATTATGGAAAGTAGAAATTAGTGTCTTAGAAAATGGAAAATGAAAATTTAGTAAATAGGTTTTTATCTTTGGAGAAATAGTTATAAATGATAAAATAAGCTCGAACTTTTACTGAAATTTCCTTTATTTGCAACTTCATTTAACAGATAATGTATTAAAAAACAGATAATGTATTAAAATAATATTTTACAAGAGGTGTAATTATTAAAACTGTAATGGCTACTG
The Methanobacterium sp. DNA segment above includes these coding regions:
- a CDS encoding oligosaccharide flippase family protein; the protein is MSSKIARGSLIMLIGYFIFRVGGYFYRFATAYLLGPAGFGILNLALPTQSILIQIASGGMPPAIAKHVSEYSAKGDEEMVKQVIHTSLKIVIILGFFFSLIIFLLADPLANGYFHKPEAALPLKLVALITPFSVIVGVFRGAFQGVFQMGNIVITKAFEQIFMISSAIILILVGFYVAGAVIGTAIGFLFSALAGYYLYRRGLGKRLKNVKLSFTLKQELSLAKVLIIFAFPVLVTGLAETALFDAIGNYIVGAYLASEQLGFYGAATPIARLPLIISMAVATAVLPATAEAMGLENRHVLKSYVNQSYRYVSLVVLPMCVGTFIFATPIMKLLYVNPAFMNGAAALQILAVGMLFFTIYTVSSSIAQGLGKPYLPMIILIAGVILDVALSTYLIPIYGITGAAAATTITALFIMTSIVWKTLQVADVKLEYKDLGRLVLAAGIMGAVLLLIPQNLLISQATLNSAHFDYISFFSKYVAFLLVMILAAIVYVVSLVLVGGLKNSDINALRKLSNKTGPLKGKLEKVISFIERFAH